A window of the Streptomyces finlayi genome harbors these coding sequences:
- a CDS encoding cellulose-binding protein has protein sequence MSDPSSPFGFELVRRGYDRGQVDDRITKLVADRDSALARITSLEKRIEELHLETQNAQAQVNDAEPSYAGLGARVEKILRLAEEEAKDLREEARRAAEQHRELAESAAQQVRNDAESFSSERKAKAEDEGVRIVEKAKGEANTLRTEAQKDAQQKREEADALFEETRAKAAQAAADFETNLAKRREQSERDLASRQAKAEKRLAEIEHRAEQLRLEAEKLRTDAERRARQTVETAQRQAEDIVADANAKADRIRSESERELAALTNRRDSINAQLTNVREMLATLTGAAVAAAGSPVDDEPATRGVPAQQTR, from the coding sequence ATGAGCGACCCTTCCTCCCCCTTCGGCTTCGAGCTCGTGCGACGTGGTTACGACCGCGGGCAGGTGGACGACCGCATTACCAAGCTCGTCGCCGACCGTGATAGTGCTCTGGCCCGAATCACCTCTCTGGAAAAGCGCATCGAGGAGCTCCACCTCGAAACGCAGAACGCCCAGGCCCAGGTCAACGACGCGGAGCCGTCGTACGCCGGTCTGGGCGCGCGCGTCGAGAAGATCCTCCGCCTCGCCGAGGAGGAGGCGAAGGACCTGCGCGAGGAGGCCCGTCGCGCCGCCGAGCAGCACCGCGAGCTGGCCGAGTCGGCAGCCCAGCAGGTGCGCAACGACGCGGAGTCGTTCTCGTCCGAGCGCAAGGCGAAGGCCGAGGACGAGGGCGTTCGCATCGTCGAGAAGGCCAAGGGCGAGGCGAACACGCTGCGCACCGAGGCGCAGAAGGACGCTCAGCAGAAGCGTGAGGAGGCCGACGCCCTCTTCGAGGAGACCCGCGCCAAGGCCGCCCAGGCCGCCGCGGACTTCGAGACGAACCTGGCGAAGCGCCGCGAGCAGTCGGAGCGCGACCTCGCGTCCCGTCAGGCGAAGGCGGAGAAGCGTCTCGCCGAGATCGAGCACCGCGCCGAGCAGCTCCGCCTGGAGGCCGAGAAGCTCCGCACGGACGCCGAGCGCAGGGCGCGTCAGACGGTGGAGACGGCGCAGCGCCAGGCCGAGGACATCGTGGCCGACGCGAACGCCAAGGCCGACCGTATCCGCAGCGAATCGGAGCGCGAGCTCGCGGCGCTCACCAACCGCCGCGACTCGATCAACGCCCAGCTGACCAACGTCCGCGAGATGCTGGCGACGCTGACGGGTGCCGCGGTGGCCGCCGCCGGCTCCCCGGTGGACGACGAGCCCGCCACCCGCGGCGTTCCGGCTCAGCAGACGCGCTGA
- a CDS encoding ABC transporter permease subunit — translation MASVPAVLTSEWTKIRTVSSTTWTLISAFAVTVAMSAALCALMNSQFDDLSDAERATFDPTFVSFSGMILGQLAMVVFGVLVVGTEYSSGMIRTSLAAVPQRATFLFSKIAVAGVLALAVGLATSFVSFFLGQALLGEHRTDLGADHVLRAVFGGGIYMGLIAIFSMGVATMLRSSMLSLGILMPFFFLVSQILSAVPGAKNVARYFPDQAGSKIMQVVPDAMNSDPAPYGPWGGLGILVAWVVAALAGGYAVLKKRDA, via the coding sequence ATGGCATCGGTACCCGCGGTCCTGACCTCCGAGTGGACCAAGATCCGTACGGTCTCCTCGACCACCTGGACGCTCATCTCCGCCTTCGCGGTGACCGTCGCCATGAGCGCGGCGCTCTGCGCGCTGATGAACTCCCAGTTCGACGATCTCTCCGACGCGGAGCGCGCCACCTTCGACCCGACCTTCGTCAGCTTCTCCGGGATGATTCTCGGCCAGCTCGCGATGGTGGTCTTCGGCGTCCTGGTGGTCGGCACGGAGTACAGCTCCGGCATGATCCGTACGTCACTGGCGGCCGTGCCCCAGCGCGCCACGTTCCTTTTCAGCAAGATCGCGGTGGCGGGCGTCCTCGCCCTCGCGGTCGGCCTCGCGACCAGCTTCGTCTCGTTCTTCCTCGGCCAGGCGCTGCTCGGCGAGCACCGCACGGACCTGGGCGCGGACCATGTGCTGCGGGCGGTCTTCGGCGGCGGCATCTACATGGGTCTGATCGCGATCTTCTCGATGGGCGTGGCCACGATGCTGCGCAGTTCGATGCTGTCGCTGGGCATCCTGATGCCGTTCTTCTTCCTCGTCTCGCAGATCCTGTCGGCCGTCCCGGGCGCGAAGAACGTGGCCCGTTACTTCCCCGACCAGGCCGGGTCGAAGATCATGCAGGTCGTCCCCGACGCCATGAACAGCGATCCCGCGCCGTACGGGCCGTGGGGCGGCCTGGGCATCCTGGTGGCGTGGGTGGTGGCGGCCCTGGCCGGCGGATACGCCGTACTGAAGAAGCGGGACGCGTGA
- a CDS encoding ABC transporter ATP-binding protein, translated as MIELEGLTKRFGDKVAVDHLSFQVRPGMVTGFLGPNGAGKSTTMRMMLGLDNPTSGTVRIDGRHYRELDEPLKYIGALLDARSMHGGRSAYNNLLCLAQSNRIPTSRVPEVLDMVGLSPVARKKSKSFSLGMGQRLGIASALLGDPEILMFDEPVNGLDPEGIHWVRNLMKALAAEGRTIFVSSHLMSEMALTADHLIVIGQGRLLADTSMADFIHDNSRSYVRLRSPQRERLRDVLRGENVVAVEAGNGTLEIDGATTEELGELAARHQIVLHELSSQRASLEEAFMQMTAGSVEYHAHSEHDAAKPPAGPRWGGEWDRSVGGVSEHGKGA; from the coding sequence ATGATCGAGCTGGAGGGCCTCACCAAGCGGTTCGGCGACAAGGTCGCCGTCGACCATCTGTCGTTCCAGGTCAGACCTGGAATGGTGACGGGCTTTCTCGGCCCCAACGGGGCGGGCAAGTCGACCACGATGCGGATGATGCTCGGTCTCGACAATCCCACCAGCGGCACGGTCCGCATCGACGGCAGGCACTACCGCGAGCTGGACGAACCCCTCAAGTACATCGGGGCTCTGCTCGACGCGAGGTCGATGCACGGGGGCCGCAGCGCGTACAACAACCTGCTCTGCCTCGCCCAGAGCAACCGCATCCCCACCAGCCGGGTGCCCGAGGTCCTCGACATGGTCGGGCTGAGCCCGGTGGCGAGGAAGAAGTCGAAGAGTTTCTCCCTCGGTATGGGCCAGCGGCTGGGAATCGCGTCGGCGCTTCTCGGTGATCCCGAGATCCTGATGTTCGACGAACCCGTCAATGGTCTGGACCCCGAGGGAATTCACTGGGTCAGAAATCTCATGAAGGCCCTCGCGGCGGAGGGCCGGACGATCTTCGTCTCGTCCCATCTGATGAGCGAAATGGCGCTCACCGCTGATCACTTGATCGTCATCGGCCAGGGCAGACTGCTCGCCGACACCTCGATGGCCGATTTCATCCATGACAACTCCCGCAGTTACGTACGGCTGCGTTCCCCGCAGCGGGAGCGGCTGCGCGATGTGCTGCGCGGGGAGAACGTCGTCGCCGTCGAGGCGGGCAACGGCACGCTGGAGATCGACGGCGCCACCACGGAGGAGCTCGGTGAGCTCGCCGCCAGGCACCAGATCGTGCTGCACGAGCTGAGTTCCCAGCGGGCCTCGCTGGAAGAGGCGTTCATGCAGATGACGGCGGGTTCCGTGGAGTATCACGCGCATTCGGAACACGACGCCGCGAAGCCGCCCGCGGGTCCGCGGTGGGGCGGCGAGTGGGACCGGTCCGTCGGCGGAGTCTCCGAACACGGCAAGGGAGCATGA